A single region of the Rhodospirillales bacterium genome encodes:
- a CDS encoding PilZ domain-containing protein, translating into MLSHIVNFMRLKITSDEDKNRRKSPRRKVDSCVGVLDGKTYPIEDWSDGGVLLTGNDKLFGMDENKSITLKFKLSERIVSVQHHGKVIRKAKDKFAIQFDPLTRKIANQFQQVVDDYIAQEFAASQA; encoded by the coding sequence ATGCTTTCTCATATAGTGAACTTTATGCGCCTTAAAATAACCAGTGACGAAGATAAAAACCGGCGGAAGTCCCCGCGCCGCAAAGTGGACAGCTGCGTCGGCGTTCTGGACGGCAAAACCTATCCCATCGAGGACTGGAGCGACGGCGGAGTCCTGCTGACCGGAAACGATAAGCTTTTCGGCATGGATGAAAACAAGAGCATCACGCTGAAGTTCAAACTTTCGGAAAGGATTGTCTCTGTCCAGCACCACGGAAAAGTTATCCGCAAAGCCAAAGACAAGTTTGCCATCCAGTTTGATCCCCTGACCCGAAAAATCGCGAACCAATTCCAACAGGTGGTAGACGATTACATCGCGCAGGAATTTGCGGCGTCACAGGCCTAA
- a CDS encoding NAD kinase: protein MGEKKSMNALPKITFFAAQTKEAQAARKQLEKKYGGCSLEESDTVVVLGGDGTMLEALHKTYDTGKPVFGMNFGSVGFLMNPYAPDDLHERLSNASRVDIHPLRMCATDQEGDLKEALAFNEVSLLRQTRQTAKIKISVDDVERIPKLVCDGILLSTPAGSTAYNLSADGPILPLGANVMALTPISAFRPRRWRGALLPHHANVKFDILEPDKRPVSVTADSTEFRNIRTVSMHQSREIRCTLLFDPDQHLEERILKEQFLP, encoded by the coding sequence ATGGGCGAAAAAAAGAGCATGAACGCCCTGCCGAAAATCACGTTCTTCGCCGCGCAAACAAAAGAGGCGCAGGCCGCCCGCAAACAGCTTGAAAAAAAATATGGTGGCTGCTCTCTGGAAGAATCCGACACGGTCGTTGTCCTGGGAGGAGACGGCACGATGCTTGAGGCGCTTCACAAAACATACGATACAGGCAAACCCGTTTTCGGAATGAATTTCGGCTCGGTCGGTTTTTTGATGAACCCGTACGCGCCGGACGACCTTCATGAGCGGCTTTCGAACGCAAGCCGCGTCGATATTCATCCTTTACGCATGTGCGCAACCGATCAGGAAGGTGACTTAAAAGAAGCGCTGGCCTTTAACGAAGTATCCCTTCTCCGCCAGACCCGCCAGACGGCAAAAATAAAAATTTCGGTTGATGATGTCGAACGCATTCCCAAGCTGGTTTGCGATGGCATCCTGCTTTCGACGCCGGCCGGAAGCACGGCCTACAACCTGTCGGCGGACGGTCCGATTTTGCCGCTGGGCGCCAATGTCATGGCCCTCACGCCGATCAGCGCCTTTCGCCCCCGCCGCTGGCGCGGCGCGCTTTTGCCACACCATGCCAATGTAAAGTTTGATATTCTGGAACCCGACAAAAGACCCGTCAGCGTAACCGCAGACTCCACAGAATTCCGAAACATCAGGACCGTCAGCATGCACCAGTCAAGAGAGATTCGCTGCACACTCCTGTTCGATCCGGATCAGCACCTTGAAGAACGCATTCTAAAAGAACAGTTCTTGCCCTAG
- the rodA gene encoding rod shape-determining protein RodA — translation MVRSSVKIHDDSSFLHKISQISWGFLGAIVLLACMGFVALYSAGNGSFEPWASRQIIRFSAGFIVLLVVAFIDIRWWYRLAYPVYFAGLFLLVIVEGMGHIGMGAQRWINLGFIQIQPSEFMKIAVVMALAKYFHMASIEDMRHIRFLVPAALLILAPVGLVLLQPDLGTSLMIVMAGIAMLFLAGAPLMYFIIGGVAAVAAAPIGWMFMHEYQKKRVLTFLNPESDPLGSGYHIMQSKIALGSGGIEGKGFMKGTQSHLNFLPEKQTDFIFTLWAEEWGLLGGVFLLLVVGVILGYGIRIAMRCRHAYGRLLAFGLTVNFSLYVFINTAMVMGLIPVVGAPLPLVSYGGTSMLAVMVGFGLIQSCSVYRDGKLPRM, via the coding sequence ATGGTTAGGTCTTCCGTAAAAATACATGACGACTCCTCTTTTCTTCATAAAATTTCACAGATCAGCTGGGGTTTTTTGGGGGCGATTGTCCTTCTGGCCTGTATGGGTTTTGTTGCCCTTTATTCTGCAGGAAACGGAAGTTTCGAACCCTGGGCTTCCCGCCAGATTATCCGTTTTTCGGCCGGTTTTATCGTTTTGCTTGTGGTGGCGTTCATTGATATTCGCTGGTGGTACCGGCTGGCTTATCCCGTTTACTTCGCGGGACTTTTCCTGCTCGTCATTGTGGAGGGTATGGGCCATATCGGCATGGGGGCGCAGCGCTGGATCAATCTCGGGTTTATCCAGATCCAGCCTTCCGAGTTCATGAAAATCGCCGTTGTGATGGCGCTGGCAAAATATTTTCATATGGCTTCTATAGAGGACATGCGCCATATCCGTTTTCTGGTCCCGGCGGCGCTTCTGATTCTGGCGCCTGTCGGGCTTGTCCTTTTGCAGCCCGATCTGGGAACATCCCTGATGATCGTTATGGCGGGGATTGCGATGCTGTTTCTGGCCGGTGCGCCGTTGATGTATTTTATCATAGGCGGCGTGGCCGCCGTGGCTGCTGCGCCCATCGGGTGGATGTTCATGCACGAATACCAAAAAAAGCGTGTTCTGACTTTTTTAAATCCGGAATCGGATCCGCTGGGGTCCGGGTATCACATTATGCAGTCTAAAATTGCCCTTGGGTCCGGGGGCATTGAAGGAAAAGGTTTTATGAAAGGGACGCAGAGTCACCTGAATTTCCTGCCGGAAAAACAAACGGACTTTATCTTTACCCTCTGGGCGGAGGAATGGGGCCTGCTCGGCGGCGTGTTCCTGCTGCTGGTCGTCGGGGTCATACTCGGCTACGGAATTCGCATTGCCATGCGTTGCCGCCATGCTTACGGGCGTCTTCTGGCCTTTGGCCTGACCGTTAATTTCTCGCTCTATGTGTTTATCAACACGGCGATGGTGATGGGGCTTATCCCTGTCGTCGGCGCGCCTCTTCCGCTGGTGTCTTACGGAGGAACCTCCATGCTGGCTGTGATGGTCGGATTCGGCCTTATTCAGTCCTGCAGCGTTTACCGGGACGGGAAGTTACCAAGAATGTGA
- a CDS encoding head-tail connector protein — MDMAQISQIRTEDQDFSALIERFRRAKTRRDGWESHWQECYDYALPQRGDFTHIQRPGNSRTDRLYDGTALDAVDQLAASLLGNLTPPWTQWFGFKPGPDLNAEEAEALAPVLEEAAKTIQAHFDRSNFSVEIHQCYLDLVVGGTATLYLEEAAPGAFSAFKFTAIPLSDVVLEEGKNGFLDGSFRQLSLTLDQLRARYPAAELPLDILREGEKDPQARFDVLESILPDEGAYNYTALLMEKGSPYLLGTGRFSGSPVISFRWMKSPGEIYGRSPVMKTLPDIKTANKVVELILKNASIAATGIWQADDDGVLNPANIELVPGAIIPKAVGSDGLKPLDMPGRFDVSQLVLEDLRARIRHALLTDKLGNISGPRMSATEVLERSSEMALLLGATYGRLQSELLTPLIRRAFSILRRRGEIPDIILDGRYVELDYRAPLARAQGLRSIQNTLTWIDSVISMGPEALVSVDLPRAARFLGDALGVPSDLIRKELSASPVIPPVTEEELENVI; from the coding sequence ATGGATATGGCACAAATTTCACAAATCCGGACGGAAGATCAGGATTTCAGCGCTCTGATAGAGCGGTTTCGCCGCGCAAAAACCCGCCGTGACGGATGGGAGAGCCACTGGCAGGAATGTTACGATTATGCTTTGCCCCAGCGCGGCGATTTTACGCATATTCAGCGTCCGGGGAATAGCAGAACGGATCGTCTTTACGATGGCACGGCTCTGGATGCGGTCGATCAACTGGCCGCCAGTCTGCTCGGGAATTTGACACCGCCCTGGACACAGTGGTTCGGGTTTAAACCCGGTCCCGACTTAAACGCAGAGGAAGCCGAAGCGCTTGCCCCTGTTCTGGAAGAAGCGGCAAAAACCATTCAGGCGCATTTCGACCGTTCCAATTTTAGTGTCGAGATTCATCAATGCTATCTGGATCTTGTTGTCGGCGGCACCGCGACACTCTATCTGGAAGAAGCCGCGCCGGGGGCTTTTTCAGCCTTTAAGTTCACGGCCATTCCTTTAAGCGATGTTGTGCTGGAAGAGGGGAAAAACGGTTTTCTGGACGGGTCTTTTCGTCAGCTTTCCCTGACGCTGGATCAGCTTCGCGCGCGGTATCCGGCCGCGGAACTGCCACTGGATATTTTGCGCGAGGGCGAAAAAGATCCTCAGGCGCGTTTCGATGTGCTGGAGAGTATTTTGCCGGATGAGGGCGCTTATAATTATACCGCCCTTCTTATGGAGAAAGGCAGCCCCTATCTTCTGGGAACAGGCCGCTTTTCAGGTTCCCCGGTTATTTCGTTCCGCTGGATGAAATCTCCGGGCGAGATTTACGGACGTTCGCCGGTTATGAAGACTCTGCCGGATATCAAAACGGCCAACAAGGTCGTGGAACTGATTCTTAAAAACGCATCTATTGCGGCCACCGGTATCTGGCAGGCGGACGATGACGGCGTTTTGAATCCTGCCAATATCGAACTGGTGCCGGGCGCAATTATTCCCAAGGCTGTTGGGTCTGACGGCCTCAAGCCCCTGGATATGCCGGGACGTTTCGACGTGTCGCAACTGGTGCTGGAAGATCTGCGCGCACGGATTCGCCACGCGCTATTGACCGATAAACTCGGAAATATTTCTGGCCCGAGAATGAGCGCAACGGAAGTTCTGGAACGCTCTTCCGAGATGGCCCTTCTTTTGGGGGCGACGTACGGGCGTTTGCAATCGGAGCTTCTTACGCCGCTTATCCGGCGCGCTTTTTCCATTTTGCGCCGGCGGGGCGAAATTCCGGATATTATTCTGGACGGGCGTTACGTCGAGCTTGACTATCGTGCGCCGCTTGCACGGGCGCAGGGGTTGCGGAGTATTCAAAACACCCTCACATGGATTGATTCTGTGATTTCTATGGGGCCCGAGGCGTTGGTATCTGTCGATTTGCCGCGTGCAGCCCGCTTTTTAGGCGATGCGCTGGGTGTGCCGAGCGATTTGATCCGTAAGGAGCTTTCCGCTTCCCCTGTTATTCCACCTGTTACCGAAGAGGAGTTAGAAAATGTTATTTAG
- a CDS encoding phosphoribosylaminoimidazolesuccinocarboxamide synthase: protein MNKRRQIYEGKAKIIYEGPEAGTLIQYFKDDATAFNGKKFAQIAGKGVLNNRISSHIMTKLEGMGIPTHFLKALNMREQLVREVEIIPLEVVVRNVATGSLTKRLGLKEGTILPQPLIEFFYKKDELDDPMVSENHIVTLGWADPYELEEIIGQAFRVNDFLSGLFSAIGLKLVDFKLEFGRLWGENDELYIILADEISPDNCRLWDEKTGEKLDKDRFRQDIGDLVEGYQEIAKRLGLIPQTGIIEDGAVNEKIMEDLGMIENELAAERKLRSVKASSSKPRKA from the coding sequence ATGAACAAGCGTAGACAGATTTATGAAGGCAAGGCCAAAATCATTTATGAAGGGCCGGAAGCCGGGACTTTAATCCAGTATTTCAAGGACGATGCAACAGCGTTCAACGGCAAGAAATTTGCGCAGATCGCAGGGAAAGGGGTCCTGAACAACCGGATATCTTCCCATATTATGACCAAACTGGAAGGGATGGGGATACCGACCCACTTTCTCAAAGCGCTGAACATGCGTGAGCAGCTTGTACGGGAAGTGGAGATTATTCCATTGGAAGTTGTTGTGCGGAATGTGGCGACCGGTTCCCTGACCAAGCGTCTGGGACTTAAGGAAGGGACAATATTGCCGCAGCCATTGATTGAGTTTTTCTATAAAAAAGACGAACTGGACGATCCGATGGTCAGCGAAAACCACATTGTCACGCTGGGGTGGGCCGATCCCTATGAACTGGAAGAGATCATCGGGCAGGCTTTCCGCGTGAACGATTTTTTAAGCGGCCTGTTTTCGGCCATCGGCCTGAAGCTTGTCGATTTCAAGCTCGAATTCGGCCGGCTCTGGGGCGAGAATGACGAGCTTTATATTATTTTGGCTGACGAAATTTCGCCCGATAACTGCCGTCTCTGGGATGAAAAAACAGGAGAAAAACTGGACAAGGACCGTTTTCGTCAGGATATAGGGGACCTTGTGGAAGGCTATCAGGAAATCGCAAAACGACTCGGCCTGATTCCGCAAACGGGGATTATCGAAGACGGCGCCGTGAACGAAAAAATCATGGAAGATTTGGGGATGATTGAAAACGAACTTGCGGCGGAGCGGAAACTGCGCTCGGTTAAAGCGTCTTCATCAAAACCGCGAAAAGCCTAG
- a CDS encoding DUF1476 domain-containing protein yields MDKMDERESAFESKFAHDEALLFKAEARCCKLFGLWLAEKMGMSAEEAKAYAGTVVSANLEESGFDDVKRAVKPDIEAKGLDISDHILDSKLEELFAEAKKQILSETGA; encoded by the coding sequence ATGGACAAAATGGACGAGCGGGAATCCGCATTTGAGAGTAAATTCGCCCACGATGAAGCCCTCCTGTTCAAGGCGGAGGCGCGCTGCTGCAAGCTTTTCGGGCTTTGGCTTGCGGAGAAAATGGGCATGAGCGCCGAAGAGGCCAAAGCCTACGCCGGGACGGTTGTGTCCGCCAACCTCGAAGAATCGGGCTTTGACGATGTCAAGCGGGCCGTAAAACCGGATATTGAAGCCAAAGGTCTGGATATTTCCGATCATATTCTGGACTCCAAGCTGGAAGAACTCTTTGCAGAGGCTAAAAAGCAAATCCTGTCCGAAACGGGCGCCTAA
- a CDS encoding BolA family transcriptional regulator, whose translation MGMDAKMIKEMILDGVPEAQVKIEDLRGDGEHYAAYVTSPAFRDLSRVKQHQMVYAALKGKMGDELHALAIRTSAS comes from the coding sequence ATGGGCATGGACGCCAAAATGATCAAAGAGATGATTCTGGATGGCGTGCCGGAAGCACAGGTCAAAATAGAAGATTTGCGCGGCGACGGGGAACATTACGCCGCCTATGTCACCTCCCCGGCTTTCAGGGACCTTTCGCGTGTAAAACAACACCAGATGGTTTATGCAGCCCTGAAGGGAAAAATGGGGGACGAACTCCACGCTCTCGCCATCCGGACTTCTGCGTCTTAG
- a CDS encoding SEL1-like repeat protein, protein MRKTILFLGSIGLLALAGMYPVNQDEKGNQNALPLNITCPAFIVFSPSSFLEWIMDSSALRFMVGEEYISCTIKKLMEREKREDEKIYLDSTLLIHAGRPDLAAHFLDRLVSRGNFLAAKELAALYDEGNGVPQDKKKAESLLQQVRAETNN, encoded by the coding sequence ATGAGAAAAACAATTCTTTTTTTAGGAAGTATAGGCCTACTGGCTTTGGCTGGCATGTACCCCGTCAATCAAGATGAAAAGGGAAATCAAAATGCCTTACCTCTCAATATCACATGCCCAGCCTTCATAGTTTTTTCCCCTTCTTCCTTTCTCGAATGGATCATGGATAGCTCTGCCCTCAGGTTCATGGTTGGAGAGGAATATATTTCCTGTACAATAAAAAAATTGATGGAAAGAGAAAAAAGAGAAGACGAAAAAATATACTTGGATTCAACACTCCTCATTCATGCAGGACGCCCTGATCTCGCAGCGCACTTTCTTGACCGCCTTGTTTCACGTGGTAATTTTCTTGCTGCGAAAGAATTGGCAGCCCTTTACGATGAAGGAAATGGCGTACCACAAGATAAGAAAAAAGCTGAATCTCTTTTACAACAAGTGCGAGCAGAAACAAATAATTAA
- the grxD gene encoding Grx4 family monothiol glutaredoxin has protein sequence MENVIFDRIRREISENDVVLYMKGTAAFPQCGFSSAVVQILSQLGTPFKDFNVLEDSTLRQGIKDFTDWPTIPQLYVKGEFVGGCDIVREMYETGELQKLLSDKGIAANADAA, from the coding sequence ATGGAAAATGTGATTTTTGACCGTATCCGCAGGGAAATTTCCGAAAACGACGTTGTTCTCTACATGAAAGGGACGGCCGCTTTTCCCCAATGCGGTTTTTCATCGGCCGTGGTCCAGATTCTCTCGCAGCTCGGCACACCTTTTAAAGACTTCAACGTTCTGGAAGACAGCACTCTCCGGCAGGGCATTAAGGATTTCACGGACTGGCCGACCATCCCGCAGCTTTACGTGAAGGGGGAATTCGTCGGCGGCTGTGACATTGTCCGGGAAATGTATGAAACGGGCGAGCTGCAAAAGCTCCTGTCCGATAAAGGCATTGCCGCGAACGCGGACGCCGCCTGA
- the mrdA gene encoding penicillin-binding protein 2 has product MDKGDDRAKTFTRRAFIIGAAQGLFLSVLGGRLAWLQVVQGGHYKILSENNRINVKMIAPSRGQIVDRFGVPLAVNNQNFRVLIVPEQIDDISKVLQKLSAVIDLDEKSIQKVLSQAKKSAGFVPLEVRDDLSWEDVAKIEVNLVDLPGISTEAGEIRNYPFKEATAHIVGYVGAVNKAELTGDPVFTLPGFRIGKTGIEKAYDTRLRGTSGTSEMEVNVIGREVRELKNNEEKQGERISLSIDAELQRYTQQRLSETRSSSAVIMDAHSGALYASCSHPGFDPNLFTRGISAENWEELLAESTHPLTNKAIAGQYPPGSTFKMVTALAALEAGVIHAGTRVFCPGHYEYGKDRFHCWKRTGHGSVDLVGALMQSCDTFFYKLSTDLGIEKIAEMAHRLGLGQKIDFELSEERPGLIPDKKWKLARFGESWQPGETIVASIGQGYLLSTPLQLAVMTGRLINGGQRVKPWLVTPPSQSEGKQESLNIDPAHLKLIKRGMDGVVNRREGTAYAARITEQGMEMGGKTGTAQVKRITREERRRGIKNETLPWHFQHHALFVGYAPIENPRYVCSVVVEHGGGGSAVAAPIARDLLLRTQIRNPASDGEENNG; this is encoded by the coding sequence ATGGATAAAGGGGACGATCGTGCAAAAACATTTACCCGCCGGGCTTTTATAATAGGCGCGGCGCAGGGGCTTTTTCTGTCCGTATTGGGGGGACGGCTGGCATGGCTTCAGGTCGTGCAGGGGGGACATTACAAGATTTTGTCTGAAAACAACCGTATCAATGTCAAAATGATTGCGCCTTCCAGAGGGCAGATTGTAGACCGGTTTGGCGTACCGCTGGCCGTCAATAACCAGAATTTCAGGGTTTTGATTGTCCCCGAGCAAATAGACGATATTTCCAAAGTGCTTCAAAAGTTAAGCGCGGTGATAGATCTGGATGAAAAATCGATCCAAAAAGTTTTATCCCAAGCAAAAAAGTCTGCCGGTTTCGTTCCTTTGGAGGTGAGGGACGACCTAAGTTGGGAAGATGTTGCGAAGATAGAAGTTAATCTTGTCGATCTGCCCGGTATCAGCACCGAGGCCGGTGAAATTCGAAACTATCCTTTCAAGGAGGCAACGGCTCATATCGTCGGATATGTCGGCGCGGTCAATAAAGCCGAACTTACAGGAGATCCCGTTTTCACCCTGCCGGGATTTCGAATCGGGAAAACCGGTATCGAAAAGGCTTACGACACAAGACTCCGCGGGACATCGGGGACTTCGGAAATGGAAGTGAATGTCATTGGCCGCGAAGTGCGTGAATTGAAGAATAATGAGGAAAAACAAGGAGAGCGGATTTCGCTGTCCATTGACGCGGAGCTTCAACGCTATACGCAGCAACGCCTGTCTGAAACGCGCAGCAGCAGCGCCGTCATTATGGATGCCCATAGCGGCGCGCTTTATGCATCCTGTTCTCACCCCGGTTTCGATCCTAATTTGTTTACACGGGGGATCAGCGCTGAAAACTGGGAAGAACTTCTGGCGGAGAGTACCCATCCTCTGACAAATAAAGCGATTGCAGGACAGTATCCTCCGGGGTCCACTTTTAAAATGGTCACAGCGCTGGCGGCTTTGGAGGCAGGTGTTATCCATGCCGGGACCCGTGTTTTTTGCCCGGGACATTATGAATACGGGAAGGACCGTTTTCATTGCTGGAAAAGGACGGGGCATGGGTCTGTCGATTTGGTGGGAGCCCTTATGCAATCCTGCGATACGTTTTTTTATAAACTGTCAACGGATCTGGGGATTGAAAAAATTGCCGAAATGGCGCACCGGCTCGGGCTGGGACAAAAGATTGATTTTGAACTTTCCGAGGAACGGCCGGGCCTGATCCCTGATAAAAAATGGAAACTTGCCCGCTTTGGAGAATCCTGGCAGCCGGGTGAAACAATCGTCGCCAGTATCGGTCAGGGCTATCTGCTCTCAACACCTCTCCAGCTTGCCGTTATGACGGGACGCCTGATAAATGGCGGGCAGAGGGTCAAGCCCTGGCTTGTGACGCCTCCTTCGCAGAGTGAAGGAAAGCAGGAGAGTTTGAATATTGATCCTGCACATCTTAAGTTGATAAAGCGCGGAATGGACGGGGTTGTGAACAGGCGGGAAGGGACCGCTTATGCAGCGCGCATTACAGAGCAGGGGATGGAGATGGGCGGAAAAACCGGAACGGCGCAGGTCAAACGGATTACACGTGAAGAACGGCGCCGGGGGATCAAAAACGAGACATTGCCGTGGCACTTCCAGCATCATGCCCTTTTTGTCGGCTACGCGCCCATCGAAAACCCGCGTTATGTTTGCTCCGTTGTCGTCGAGCATGGCGGGGGCGGCAGCGCCGTTGCAGCGCCTATTGCGCGTGACCTTTTATTGAGGACGCAGATCAGAAATCCTGCTTCCGACGGAGAGGAAAACAATGGTTAG
- a CDS encoding transporter, whose product MAGLTNAASAIAPAVQGLNLATSVARTATDVLGIGSRPEELRQSALRADNNLALRQLQARQNEALAKSQEEAALDRERIAAEAAEAESRRRQALKRSVARQRARFGSSGIETGSSGSAQAVLLGLFDESEEDRSQREKLDRLRLNAIDQNLEQQRRLNVLQRTQLKARQDLEESIAGRSYGRETFLGRLFGAF is encoded by the coding sequence ATGGCAGGACTTACAAATGCGGCCAGTGCCATTGCGCCTGCCGTTCAGGGTCTGAATCTTGCGACAAGTGTCGCGCGAACGGCGACGGATGTACTGGGTATAGGAAGCCGTCCGGAAGAGCTTAGGCAAAGCGCTTTACGGGCGGATAACAATCTGGCCTTGCGCCAGCTTCAGGCGCGCCAGAACGAGGCTCTGGCAAAGTCGCAGGAAGAGGCGGCTTTGGATCGGGAACGTATAGCGGCGGAAGCGGCGGAAGCGGAGTCCCGCCGCCGTCAGGCGCTCAAACGTTCTGTGGCGCGCCAGCGTGCTCGCTTCGGTTCCAGCGGGATCGAAACAGGAAGCAGCGGGTCTGCCCAGGCTGTTTTGCTCGGGCTTTTCGACGAGTCGGAAGAGGATCGCTCTCAAAGGGAAAAGCTGGATCGGTTGCGTTTAAATGCGATCGATCAAAACCTGGAGCAGCAGCGTCGTTTGAACGTTCTTCAGCGGACACAGCTTAAAGCCAGACAGGATCTGGAGGAGAGTATCGCAGGACGTTCGTACGGACGCGAGACATTCCTTGGCCGGCTATTCGGCGCCTTTTAA
- a CDS encoding orotate phosphoribosyltransferase: MDKKQIAAESAKILLDTKSVLFNAEEPFRYASGNVGPVYIDCRRLLSFPDARSRLMDFGSSLLKDLDIDIVAGAETAGIPYGAFIAERLNKPMIYVRKKAKGHGRMSQIEGHLEEGSHPRVLLVEDLQNFGASKQVFVDALRNAGTIVENFFVVFDYGIRPEVIKENEEMGLTLHNLANWWDVLSVAKKENYFDPATLNSVELYLGNSEEWAKKRA, translated from the coding sequence ATGGATAAAAAACAGATTGCCGCCGAGTCTGCCAAAATCCTGCTGGACACAAAATCGGTCCTGTTTAACGCGGAGGAACCCTTTCGGTACGCTTCGGGAAATGTCGGCCCTGTCTATATTGACTGCCGCCGCCTGCTTTCTTTCCCCGATGCGCGCTCCCGTCTCATGGATTTTGGGAGCAGCCTGTTAAAAGACCTTGATATTGATATCGTGGCAGGGGCCGAAACGGCCGGCATTCCTTATGGCGCTTTTATCGCGGAACGCCTGAACAAGCCCATGATTTACGTGCGCAAAAAAGCCAAAGGCCATGGCCGCATGAGCCAGATTGAAGGGCATCTTGAAGAAGGGAGCCACCCGCGCGTCCTTCTGGTGGAAGACTTGCAAAATTTCGGCGCCAGCAAACAGGTTTTTGTCGATGCCCTGCGCAATGCGGGAACGATCGTCGAAAATTTCTTTGTTGTCTTCGATTACGGCATCCGTCCGGAAGTTATAAAAGAAAATGAAGAAATGGGGCTGACCCTTCATAATCTGGCCAACTGGTGGGATGTTTTAAGCGTGGCCAAAAAAGAAAATTATTTTGACCCTGCCACCCTCAACTCTGTTGAACTTTATCTGGGCAACTCCGAAGAATGGGCGAAAAAAAGAGCATGA
- a CDS encoding helix-turn-helix transcriptional regulator, whose translation MLTHENIWRAIDRLADSFGYSPSGLAKQSGLDATSFNKSKRISPDGKPRWPSTESISRILLATGATMSDFLSLVDSEDHLEKAGPEPFNAIPVIGLAQAGRKGYFDEDGLPAGDAWDEVRFPEFDTNSGKHIYALEVSGDSMAPLYRKGDILVISPNAPLRRGDRIVVRTVEGEVMVKELRRKTSKRFELKSLNPAHEDCALSTDEIDWFGRVIWVSQ comes from the coding sequence ATGCTGACCCACGAAAACATATGGCGCGCGATTGACCGCCTGGCAGACAGTTTCGGTTATTCCCCCTCCGGTCTGGCCAAGCAATCGGGCCTTGATGCAACCTCTTTTAACAAGAGCAAACGGATCAGCCCGGACGGCAAGCCCAGATGGCCTTCGACCGAAAGCATCTCGCGTATTTTGCTCGCCACCGGCGCCACGATGTCGGATTTTCTGTCCCTCGTCGACAGCGAGGATCATCTTGAAAAAGCAGGTCCGGAGCCTTTCAATGCGATTCCCGTGATCGGCCTTGCACAGGCCGGCCGTAAAGGTTATTTCGATGAAGACGGCCTGCCGGCCGGAGACGCATGGGACGAAGTGCGCTTTCCCGAATTTGATACGAACAGCGGCAAACATATTTATGCGCTGGAGGTCAGCGGCGATTCAATGGCCCCGCTTTACCGCAAAGGAGATATTCTGGTGATCTCCCCGAACGCCCCCTTGCGGCGCGGCGACAGGATTGTGGTGAGAACCGTTGAAGGCGAGGTCATGGTAAAGGAATTACGCCGCAAAACAAGCAAACGGTTTGAGCTTAAATCCCTGAACCCCGCCCACGAAGACTGCGCGCTCTCCACGGATGAAATAGACTGGTTCGGCCGCGTGATCTGGGTCAGCCAGTAG